In Rhodamnia argentea isolate NSW1041297 chromosome 5, ASM2092103v1, whole genome shotgun sequence, the DNA window TGCTTTATCACGGCCATCATATGAACAGAAACTTATCTTCGTCTCAATAAAATTGTGAATAGGGACACTTTGGaccgaaaggaaaaataaccTGCAGCAGGGGAAATAATTAGAAACAGTGAACACAATACTTAGTGATGGATATCGAAGTACCTGCACAGGATGACTTAGATGAGATCACTCATAATGAAAGAACATTATAATGTTATTCCAGGAAAGTGAGAAACCAACCTTATAAAATTGCTAAGTTTTCCATGGTGCTCAGTCCAGTGCAAAAACAGCAACTCCAACTTCTTTTCTTCCGCCTTGGCAGCAATTCGTGCTCTAAGAGTCTGATGCAAATAGAGGTAGTAAACAAAAGAGAGTAAATGTCAACTGCTTCATTCACTAATAAGACAAGAACCaagcacttttcttctctttcttctgatTTAATATAacttcataaaaagaaaagacaaaccaAATCTTGCTTTCTCTTTTCTGCAATTTGCTCACGCTCTTGCTGCCTCAGCTTTTCACTTTCTTCACGCGCTCTTTGCTCAGCCTACAAAGAAATACGTTGTCTAAGAATAGATGACAAGAAATGGCCAACTTGCTCGCACCAAGTTGGTTCTCTGAAACTTAACGAAAGATAAATTAAGAAGATTCTGTAGTTTCATGAACAGCCATGGTCCAGACAGGAGCCATGACCTACTCAGATGACTAAAATATGGGACAACTTTATGTTTTTGGGTCATATAATATAGACAACTTATAGTAAGCACGTCTTAAGGCTATTATGGTCCAAGTCAAGAGCATTGATAAAGCACTTTCACCAATGACACATTGGCAATCATATTCTTACTTTATATCCAAATTAGAATGTGGATTCTTTTGAGGCAACCACTACTTATTACAAAGATTATCACATAATGCAGACATGCTAGTCTAGccatagaaaaaaggaaataacggCCATTTACTTCATAGTAGCACAATGTAAAGTCAATCACATTCTTGTAATTGACTGTTCTCAGATGAGTTTACATGAAGAATACCAGCATACTATGATCAACAAGAAATCATCATAGTTAGTCTATAAAATGCAGATGCTACCAGAAACCGGCAAGACTAACATGTACTTACTCTTTGTAAAGAATTTGACCTCCGCATAAATGCATCCGATCCCGACAGTTGCATGTCCTCCTTTCTGAATCTCTGGAAGAATTCAACAAAACAGAGATTAATGAAGGGATAAATCACTTTTGGAATTTCTTATGGCActaaaagatagaaaaaaaaccACGTTACAGAATGAAGATGCAAATTTAGTTTGCCAAGCGGCTCAAATGAACAAATGGGATTTCTTTCAGAATTTAGGACTCAAgtgacaaaacaaaatttcttATAGCTATCATGTTTTGTTCGATTCTTGCTACAATACAATGTCCATAAAACATAACAGCGCCAAACAAAGAGAAGAACATACAAAAGACAAGACGCACAGGGTTAATTGCATGAGGATTTTCAAAGACGGCAGAAAAGATAAGCATGGACGGTAATCAGAACTTAAAGCAATATAAACCAGAGGGTGGCCAACATAGAGTAATGCCCTCCCACCATCTTCAGCTCCTTAAAACTGCAGAAAATGAGTGATACAAAATACCTGTCAAAGATGCCAGACAATGCTTCTCTGCTTCCCAACTTGTCATGGCACACTCAACGGATCCATACAAGTGTACTAGTAAAGAATCCTCTTAAGGACACTTCAGCAGAAAATGCTAGCTCAGGATAAAAATTAACAGCATGGTTTTAAAGATCTAGATAGAGGACTAaacatttatgaaaaaaaaggattaaaaaataACCTTGTCAGGTTGATTCAAATGCACTAATCAGAAGGGAATCAgagggatttttctttttcttgcaatATGTGAGCCATAGGCCAATGATATGTCTTATGCTTAAGACAAGACAGACACCTTAATATACTAAACATAAGGTAACAGTGCACCAACTAAAACACAAAAAAGTCTCTAGGGGAACATTGAGAACATTGCTAATGGAAATAAAAAATGCTTCTTTTTTAAGTGACtgaattttttgaccaaaaaaaataataatgagtGACTGAATTTAATAAATCTCGATGTCTTGATTCCTGATCTCACATAACACTAAGTAACTAAGCACGTCGACCAAGACCTTTCTCTACCGCATTTGTTACACAAGGATCCTACAAGTTGTATTTGCAGTACATTATCAAGTAGAAGGTCTCCCATCATTAACGAGTTTCACAACCAAGACCCTTGACCCATAGATTACTCTGTAacacaagttctttccactaCACGCAACAGACATTACAGATCACCAAACTGCAATTGTGATGATAAAGTTACAGCAAATTCTAGCAGAAACTAAAAAATGTCTGCAACCTCCATCTTTTGGtaacaagagaaaaaagaaaaaaaacatttctcTCAATCAGTTCTTAGTAACCACGAGAAAAAAATATACTCGAGGACATGAAATAAACTTGCCATACCTCCAAAGTTCCTAGAAGCTGACCCAGCATTCTTTTATTCCGATTGACCAAGCTAGGGTCCTCATTCTTCGGCAAAACCCTCGGAAGAGGTTCCGTTTCTGGAGCCTCAAATTCCTATATATACCATAAGGTGAACAAATCATTGTTAGCTCGCAGCAGCACCCTACGAAAAGTGATGGAATAATCATGCACATGTCTTACCATCTTTCCTGCTCGCTTAGTGAAATCTCTCCATGACCTACCACTCTGCTGCCAATCAGATGGCTCCTTCTTATCGACTCCCTCCAACAACGAATCCCATGACTTCTCATCCTTTGCTGCTTCAGCATCCTCTATTATCTCTCCGTCTTCCACCTTCAATTCCAAGCAAAGCAAATGCATGTGCTTATCAGGAAACAGGTAATATAACCAATTAAAATTCATGCAAAGCAAGCAGATTGACTGCACAACACCATCTCTCTCACCTAACCAGCAAGCACATCCACTTAAAGCAAAAAAACTGCTAAATACCCTCTTCACTTTCCTTGATAATTAGATGACCGAACCccaaaaacacaagaaaaacacaaacctTGACGACAGCAGACAAGAGGCGGCGCTTCGCGGGAGGCTGATCTTCGTTCTCAGTCCTATCGGCCTGAAGACCAAAACCCAGAGTCAGAATCTCATCAACCCAAGTAATAATCCAAAACCACTAGCTCAAAAAACAAAACTGAAGCTGAAAAGGCAGAAAGATATGCTATTTGTCTTACAGGGCGAACAAAACCACGCTGCCGAGCTCCATTGGCGGCTACGTTGCGAGGGCCAGCACCAGGAAATCCCCCTCTGCGAAGGCCCCTCGGGTCTCGAAGCCTCTCCGTTATCTGCTTTCCACACCCCCCACAAACGTAGAAGACCCAAACGGTCAATCAACGATACGAACTCGTCTGCCACACAAAGTtttcaaagaaagagagagaaagagaaagagggtACCTCGCGTTGCTGGCGATGAAGCTCGTCGATCTCTTTGCGAAGC includes these proteins:
- the LOC115727570 gene encoding pinin, yielding MGSTAAEKTEEELRKEIDELHRQQREITERLRDPRGLRRGGFPGAGPRNVAANGARQRGFVRPADRTENEDQPPAKRRLLSAVVKVEDGEIIEDAEAAKDEKSWDSLLEGVDKKEPSDWQQSGRSWRDFTKRAGKMEFEAPETEPLPRVLPKNEDPSLVNRNKRMLGQLLGTLERFRKEDMQLSGSDAFMRRSNSLQRAEQRAREESEKLRQQEREQIAEKRKQDLTLRARIAAKAEEKKLELLFLHWTEHHGKLSNFIRTKTKPPIYYLPAKPLEKNATLIEQQKEQDFLEWKSARRQELSEYQKQIGEQYIANVEKQLERWQNARKARKATDDLNLQETMDKELETHRLEHGPKTRKIPGAGSNEDEDVEDINVGEDDLMDDVLDVDENHRRGDEIPKAEAGNASPQLDNTNN